The following coding sequences lie in one Pseudoxanthomonas sp. SE1 genomic window:
- a CDS encoding rod shape-determining protein encodes MFKKLRGMFSNDLSIDLGTANTLIYVRGQGIVLNEPSVVAVRQDRAIGGSRSVAAVGAEAKQMLGRTPGHITTIRPMKDGVIADFTYTEAMLKYFIKKVHKSRFLRPSPRVLVCVPAGSTQVERRAIKESAEEAGARDVYLIEEPMAAAIGAGMPVTEARGSMVIDIGGGTTEVAVISLNGIVYSQSVRIGGDRFDEFITNYVRRNHGMLIGEATAERIKLEIGCAYPQAEVQEMEISGRNLAEGVPKMIKINSNEVLEALHEPLSGIVSAVKLALEQTPPELCADVAERGIVLTGGGALLRDLDRLISEETGLHVQVADDPLTCVARGGGRALELVDMHGNEFFAPE; translated from the coding sequence ATGTTCAAGAAGCTCCGCGGCATGTTCTCCAACGACCTGTCCATCGACCTGGGCACGGCCAATACCCTGATCTATGTGCGCGGACAGGGCATCGTGCTGAACGAACCCTCGGTCGTGGCGGTGCGCCAGGACCGTGCCATCGGCGGCTCGCGCTCGGTCGCGGCGGTCGGCGCGGAGGCTAAGCAGATGCTGGGCCGCACCCCGGGCCACATCACCACCATCCGCCCGATGAAGGACGGCGTGATCGCCGACTTCACCTACACCGAGGCGATGCTGAAGTACTTCATCAAGAAGGTGCACAAGTCGCGCTTCCTGCGGCCCAGCCCGCGCGTACTGGTCTGCGTGCCGGCCGGTTCCACGCAGGTGGAGCGCCGCGCGATCAAGGAATCGGCCGAAGAGGCCGGCGCGCGCGACGTCTACCTGATCGAGGAGCCCATGGCCGCTGCCATTGGCGCCGGCATGCCGGTCACCGAGGCGCGCGGTTCGATGGTCATCGACATCGGCGGCGGCACCACCGAGGTGGCGGTGATCTCGCTCAACGGCATCGTCTACTCGCAGTCGGTCCGCATCGGCGGTGACCGCTTCGACGAATTCATCACCAACTACGTCCGCCGCAACCACGGCATGCTGATCGGTGAAGCCACCGCCGAACGCATCAAGCTGGAGATCGGCTGCGCCTACCCGCAGGCCGAAGTGCAGGAGATGGAGATCTCCGGCCGCAACCTGGCCGAAGGCGTGCCGAAGATGATCAAGATCAACTCCAACGAAGTGCTGGAAGCCCTGCACGAGCCGCTGTCCGGCATTGTCAGCGCGGTCAAGCTGGCCCTGGAACAGACCCCGCCGGAACTGTGCGCGGACGTTGCCGAGCGCGGCATCGTGCTGACCGGCGGCGGCGCCCTGCTGCGCGACCTGGACCGCCTGATCAGCGAGGAAACCGGCCTGCACGTGCAGGTGGCCGACGATCCGCTGACCTGCGTGGCCCGCGGTGGTGGCCGCGCGCTGGAACTGGTGGACATGCACGGCAACGAGTTCTTCGCGCCGGAATGA
- the mreC gene encoding rod shape-determining protein MreC, with amino-acid sequence MPSYAGPPVASRPGEVASTLRLLGYLALTIALVILDHRGGWLSQVRAQANVVTQPLWWLAGLPGRVTTRVQDDAVTRSGLQEENARLRNDALVANARLARLQTAAADNAQLRALLGVKTSRGLDVQLAPILDIDLAPGRQRLVLDAGSRAGATVGQSVIDAGGLMGQIIETTPAHATVLLLTDPDHAVPVVVARNGVRLIVYGRGRNDLLELADVPLNSGVQVGDLLVTSGLGGRFPAGFPVGTISALRTDDSHAFLVGDVTPSARLDRGRDVLLLKSAPPQPLPPADPARFLPEASSPVEGATQPEDVPASAPATQGPSPVGREVGVRGNEGSVDAAEQASTAPATVSPRAPNTANVPTLTPTPLPAGEGLNARARPTEPPPQEPQR; translated from the coding sequence GTGCCTTCCTACGCCGGTCCCCCCGTCGCCTCCCGCCCCGGTGAAGTCGCCAGCACGCTTCGACTGCTGGGCTATCTGGCGCTGACCATTGCGCTGGTGATCCTGGACCATCGCGGTGGCTGGCTGTCGCAGGTGCGTGCGCAGGCCAACGTGGTCACGCAGCCATTGTGGTGGCTGGCCGGCCTGCCCGGCCGCGTGACCACCCGCGTACAGGACGATGCCGTGACGCGCAGCGGGTTGCAGGAAGAGAACGCGCGCCTGCGCAACGATGCGCTGGTCGCCAACGCCCGGCTCGCCCGCCTGCAGACGGCGGCGGCCGACAACGCGCAGTTGCGTGCGCTGCTGGGTGTGAAGACTTCCCGCGGGCTGGACGTGCAACTGGCCCCTATCCTGGACATCGACCTGGCGCCCGGTCGCCAGCGGCTGGTGCTGGACGCGGGCAGCCGCGCAGGGGCTACCGTCGGGCAGTCGGTGATCGACGCGGGCGGACTGATGGGACAGATCATCGAGACTACCCCCGCCCATGCCACCGTGCTGCTGCTGACCGACCCCGACCACGCGGTGCCGGTGGTGGTCGCGCGCAATGGCGTGCGGCTGATCGTCTATGGCCGTGGCCGCAACGATCTGCTGGAACTGGCCGATGTGCCGCTCAACAGTGGCGTGCAGGTGGGCGACCTGCTGGTGACCTCCGGCCTGGGTGGCCGCTTCCCGGCCGGGTTCCCGGTCGGCACGATTTCGGCCCTGCGTACGGATGACAGCCATGCCTTCCTGGTGGGCGATGTCACGCCGTCCGCGCGCCTGGATCGCGGCCGCGATGTGCTGCTGCTGAAGTCCGCGCCGCCACAGCCATTGCCGCCGGCCGATCCGGCGCGGTTCCTGCCCGAAGCGTCGTCGCCCGTGGAAGGCGCGACCCAGCCCGAAGACGTGCCGGCGTCCGCGCCCGCGACCCAAGGCCCCTCTCCCGTCGGGAGAGAGGTTGGGGTGAGGGGCAACGAAGGCAGTGTGGATGCGGCCGAACAAGCCTCTACCGCGCCCGCGACGGTTTCTCCGCGAGCGCCGAACACTGCGAACGTCCCGACCCTCACCCCAACCCCTCTCCCGGCGGGAGAGGGGCTCAACGCGCGCGCCCGACCCACTGAACCTCCGCCGCAGGAGCCGCAGCGATGA
- the mreD gene encoding rod shape-determining protein MreD, translating into MSRARAGWLMPLSIIVALLLGLLPLPDLLQPLRPYWLALIVAYWVIEAPDSAGLGFAVAIGLVADLMFGTLLGEQALRLLIMAFILQRFRARLRFFPMSQQALAIGGLLLNDRIVTTVVHLALGEPTLPWEYWWAPLVGMLLWPPLFVLMDALRLGRRKRG; encoded by the coding sequence ATGAGTCGCGCGCGCGCCGGTTGGCTGATGCCGTTGAGCATCATCGTCGCCCTGCTGCTGGGCCTGCTGCCGTTGCCGGACCTGCTGCAGCCGCTGCGCCCGTACTGGCTGGCGCTGATCGTGGCGTACTGGGTGATCGAGGCGCCGGACAGCGCAGGCCTCGGTTTCGCCGTCGCCATCGGCCTGGTCGCCGACCTGATGTTCGGGACCCTGCTGGGCGAACAGGCGCTGCGGCTGCTCATCATGGCATTCATCCTGCAGCGCTTCCGCGCGCGGCTGCGCTTCTTCCCGATGTCGCAGCAGGCGCTGGCCATCGGTGGCCTGCTGCTCAACGACCGCATCGTCACCACGGTGGTGCACCTGGCGCTGGGCGAACCGACGCTGCCCTGGGAATACTGGTGGGCGCCGCTGGTGGGCATGCTGCTGTGGCCGCCGCTGTTCGTGCTGATGGACGCGCTGCGGCTGGGTCGCCGCAAGCGGGGCTGA
- the rodA gene encoding rod shape-determining protein RodA yields MTDLLRWGFDLLRHLLRTLDWPLLGALVALMAIGLAVLYSAGGEALGSRLVLAQGVRFGVGLVAMWALSRVSPVRLRAWTPGVFAVALVPLVLVLFIGTGKHGAHWIDLKFFYLQPSELLKIALPMMLAWYLHREPLPPGWRTIFVSALLIGLPTGLILMQPDFGTAMLVAASGVFGLYLAGLSWWWFMTAGVLGGTAVSLVMFAPISWFSFLREYQQNRILTFRDPENDPLGAGWNILQSKIAIGGGGWTGKGWGQGSQSHLDYLPEHTTDFIFSVLSEEFGWAGVAVALSLYLFVVGRCLWIAMDARDTYSRLLAGTLGMALFVYVIVNGGMVSGLLPVVGVPMPLLSYGGTSAVSLLAGLGLVMAVRAHRPVHGY; encoded by the coding sequence ATGACCGACCTGCTGCGCTGGGGTTTCGATCTGCTGCGCCATCTGTTGCGCACGCTGGACTGGCCATTGCTGGGTGCGCTGGTCGCCTTGATGGCGATCGGCCTGGCGGTGCTGTACAGCGCCGGTGGCGAAGCGCTGGGTTCGCGTCTGGTACTGGCGCAGGGCGTGCGCTTCGGCGTGGGCCTGGTGGCGATGTGGGCGCTGTCGCGCGTCTCGCCGGTGCGGCTGCGCGCCTGGACACCGGGTGTGTTCGCGGTGGCGCTGGTGCCGTTGGTGCTGGTGCTGTTCATCGGCACCGGCAAGCACGGCGCGCACTGGATCGACCTGAAGTTCTTCTACCTGCAGCCGTCGGAACTGCTGAAGATCGCGCTGCCGATGATGCTGGCGTGGTACCTGCATCGCGAGCCGCTGCCGCCCGGCTGGCGCACGATCTTCGTGTCGGCGCTGCTGATCGGGCTGCCGACCGGCCTGATCCTGATGCAGCCGGATTTCGGCACGGCGATGCTGGTCGCCGCCAGTGGCGTGTTCGGGCTGTATCTGGCGGGGTTGTCGTGGTGGTGGTTCATGACGGCGGGCGTGCTGGGCGGCACCGCGGTGAGCCTGGTGATGTTCGCGCCGATCTCGTGGTTCTCCTTCCTGCGCGAATACCAGCAGAACCGCATCCTGACCTTCCGTGATCCCGAGAACGATCCGCTCGGCGCGGGCTGGAACATCCTGCAGTCGAAGATCGCGATCGGCGGCGGCGGATGGACCGGCAAGGGGTGGGGGCAAGGTTCGCAGTCGCACCTGGACTACCTGCCGGAGCACACCACCGACTTCATCTTCTCGGTGCTGTCGGAGGAATTCGGCTGGGCTGGCGTGGCGGTGGCGCTGTCGCTGTACCTGTTCGTCGTCGGTCGTTGCCTGTGGATCGCGATGGATGCGCGCGACACCTATTCGCGCCTGCTTGCCGGCACGCTGGGCATGGCGCTGTTCGTGTACGTCATCGTCAATGGCGGCATGGTGTCCGGCCTGCTTCCGGTGGTCGGTGTGCCGATGCCGTTGCTGAGTTACGGCGGCACGTCCGCGGTCTCGCTGCTCGCGGGTCTGGGCCTGGTGATGGCGGTGCGTGCGCACCGGCCCGTGCATGGATATTGA
- the mltB gene encoding lytic murein transglycosylase B: MMRHALSCLLVLGLASCATPQPPPPAASATPPAPAPATPAETSVERVAEVPPEALKPVDFPTARAQFVQDTAAKYGIAPVEIEATLAKAQFLDSVVAAMSRPAERVKPWSEYRVGFLTQARIDGGRTFITQHRDELTRVEQQYGVPAEVIVSIIGVETNYGGFTGRHKVLDALYTLAFRYPRTGNPERAAYEHRREQFFRDELAQLFALGREEKLDIASLTGSYAGAMGLGQFMPSSYREFAVDGNGDGRRDLFTTYPDIFASIANYFRKKGGERGGWVPGGPVVARAQLQDGFAEFNPETWTPDYTLAQLAEKGYRPLDPVAPDATATLVQLDGADGKQYWLGFQNYYAITRYNNSKMYAMAVHQLSQAIAGREIPSA, translated from the coding sequence ATGATGCGACACGCACTTTCCTGTCTGCTGGTGCTGGGCCTGGCGTCCTGTGCCACACCGCAACCGCCGCCGCCCGCTGCTTCGGCGACGCCTCCCGCTCCTGCCCCGGCGACGCCGGCCGAGACATCGGTCGAGCGCGTGGCCGAGGTGCCGCCGGAAGCGCTGAAGCCGGTCGATTTCCCCACCGCGCGCGCGCAGTTCGTGCAGGACACGGCGGCGAAATACGGCATCGCCCCGGTCGAGATCGAAGCCACACTGGCCAAGGCGCAGTTCCTCGACAGCGTGGTCGCGGCGATGTCGCGTCCCGCCGAGCGGGTGAAGCCGTGGAGCGAATACCGCGTCGGCTTCCTTACGCAGGCGCGCATCGATGGCGGCCGCACGTTCATCACCCAACACCGCGATGAACTCACCCGCGTCGAACAGCAGTACGGCGTGCCCGCCGAAGTGATCGTCTCGATCATCGGTGTGGAAACCAACTACGGTGGTTTCACTGGTCGGCACAAGGTGCTGGACGCGCTGTACACGCTGGCGTTCCGCTACCCGCGCACGGGCAATCCGGAACGTGCCGCTTACGAACACCGTCGCGAGCAGTTTTTCCGCGACGAACTGGCGCAGCTGTTCGCGCTGGGTCGTGAGGAGAAGCTCGACATCGCCTCGCTGACCGGCAGCTACGCCGGCGCGATGGGGCTGGGCCAGTTCATGCCGTCCAGTTACCGCGAGTTCGCAGTGGACGGCAACGGCGACGGTCGTCGCGACCTGTTCACCACCTATCCGGACATTTTCGCGTCCATCGCCAACTACTTCCGCAAGAAGGGCGGCGAGCGCGGTGGCTGGGTGCCGGGCGGCCCGGTGGTCGCGCGCGCGCAGTTGCAGGACGGCTTCGCCGAGTTCAACCCGGAAACCTGGACGCCGGACTACACGCTGGCGCAGCTGGCCGAGAAAGGCTACCGCCCGCTGGATCCGGTGGCGCCCGATGCGACCGCCACGCTGGTGCAGCTGGATGGCGCCGACGGCAAGCAGTACTGGCTGGGCTTCCAGAACTACTACGCCATCACCCGCTACAACAATTCGAAGATGTACGCGATGGCGGTGCATCAGCTGTCGCAGGCCATCGCGGGCCGAGAGATCCCGTCGGCATGA
- a CDS encoding septal ring lytic transglycosylase RlpA family protein, with amino-acid sequence MKWLALPVLAVALAACGTAPRKPPSPSTLGGAATPAPATPSSGIAGRDCSRYAPAQEDVSTRGNYTAGGLYKPGVSDTTPDHVPDLDCIREPVVTAEPRSRVGNKSPYSVLGKQYRVLDRVDGYVEQGTASYYGNKFHGRRTSNQEVYDMYAYSAAHKSLPLPSFARVTNLDNGKSVVVRVNDRGPFHEGRVIDLSYAAAVRLGITHRGTGRVEVRALTPDGSALAAAPAPSPSAIDQLVGQLPKDAARYHVPAKPGDAPSAAGFEAWMKANGVRVASGKPGVPVAAATVASTPAVPQAAAVSPMPPLSPVLQLQVASFSSRDNADRALARLLAAGIADARLSDVPGAERPLWRLRVGATDAASAEALAGRIAGLGFGRPQIVRD; translated from the coding sequence ATGAAGTGGCTGGCATTGCCCGTGCTGGCAGTGGCCTTGGCCGCATGCGGCACGGCGCCCAGGAAGCCGCCTTCGCCTTCCACGCTGGGCGGCGCGGCAACGCCGGCACCGGCCACGCCATCGTCCGGGATCGCAGGCAGGGACTGCTCGCGCTATGCGCCGGCGCAGGAAGATGTGTCCACGCGCGGCAATTACACCGCAGGCGGTCTCTACAAGCCGGGCGTGTCGGACACCACGCCTGACCACGTGCCGGACCTGGACTGCATCCGTGAGCCGGTCGTCACCGCCGAGCCGCGCTCGCGCGTGGGCAACAAGTCGCCGTACTCGGTGCTGGGCAAGCAGTATCGCGTGCTCGACCGCGTCGATGGCTATGTGGAGCAGGGTACGGCGTCGTACTACGGCAACAAGTTCCATGGCCGTCGCACCTCCAACCAGGAGGTGTACGACATGTACGCCTACAGCGCCGCGCACAAGTCGCTGCCACTGCCCAGCTTCGCGCGCGTCACCAACCTGGACAACGGCAAGTCGGTGGTCGTGCGGGTGAACGACCGCGGGCCGTTCCACGAAGGCCGCGTGATCGATCTGAGTTATGCCGCTGCCGTGCGCCTTGGCATCACCCATCGCGGCACCGGGCGCGTCGAAGTGCGCGCGCTGACGCCGGACGGCAGCGCGCTTGCCGCCGCGCCCGCACCGTCGCCTTCGGCGATCGACCAGTTGGTAGGGCAATTGCCGAAGGATGCCGCGCGCTACCACGTGCCCGCCAAGCCGGGTGATGCGCCGAGTGCGGCCGGTTTCGAGGCCTGGATGAAGGCCAACGGCGTGCGCGTGGCGTCCGGCAAGCCCGGTGTGCCGGTGGCGGCCGCGACGGTGGCTTCGACGCCCGCGGTTCCGCAGGCGGCGGCCGTGTCGCCCATGCCGCCCCTCTCGCCAGTCCTGCAGCTGCAGGTCGCCAGCTTCTCCAGCCGCGACAATGCCGATCGCGCGCTCGCGCGCCTGCTCGCCGCGGGCATCGCCGATGCGCGGCTCAGCGACGTGCCCGGTGCGGAACGCCCGCTGTGGCGGTTGCGCGTGGGCGCGACGGACGCCGCGTCGGCGGAGGCGCTGGCGGGCCGGATCGCCGGCCTGGGCTTCGGTCGTCCGCAGATCGTCCGCGACTAG
- a CDS encoding EamA/RhaT family transporter, giving the protein MPYLLVSVVCSVLVSVLLKLMQRRGIDIAQGITWNYLAASLLCFALLDPPLAALSRADAPHLELALLALLLPGIFLALSASVRAAGIVRTDVAQRMSLVLSLLAAFLWFGERVDSLRITGLVLGVVAIVMLVLRPRSGPARDADADWTGWALPLLVLVGYASVDVLLKRLSAAGTPFAASLQVAFVSAFVVMLVVQMLRAWRARIALTGAALASGLLLGTLNFANILFYVKAHRALPENPAVVFSMMNIGVVLLGTLVGVSGFGERLSRLNLLAIPIAILAIGLIAAGMR; this is encoded by the coding sequence GTGCCCTACCTGCTCGTCAGCGTCGTCTGCAGCGTCCTGGTCTCGGTGCTGCTCAAGCTGATGCAGCGGCGCGGCATCGATATCGCCCAGGGCATCACCTGGAACTACCTGGCCGCGTCGTTGCTGTGCTTCGCGCTGCTGGACCCCCCGCTGGCAGCCCTCTCGCGCGCCGACGCGCCGCACCTGGAGCTGGCCCTGCTGGCCCTGTTGCTGCCCGGCATTTTCCTGGCACTGTCGGCGTCGGTGCGCGCAGCCGGCATCGTGCGCACCGACGTGGCGCAACGGATGTCGCTGGTGCTGTCGCTGCTGGCGGCGTTCCTGTGGTTCGGCGAACGCGTGGACAGCCTGAGGATCACCGGCCTCGTCCTCGGCGTGGTGGCCATCGTCATGCTGGTGCTGCGCCCGCGATCAGGGCCGGCCCGCGATGCGGACGCGGACTGGACCGGCTGGGCGCTGCCGCTGCTCGTGCTGGTGGGCTACGCGAGCGTCGACGTGCTGTTGAAGCGTCTTTCCGCAGCGGGCACGCCGTTTGCCGCTTCGCTGCAGGTGGCCTTCGTCTCGGCCTTCGTGGTGATGCTGGTCGTACAGATGCTGCGGGCCTGGCGTGCGCGGATCGCGTTGACCGGCGCCGCGCTTGCCAGTGGCCTTCTGCTGGGCACGCTGAATTTCGCCAACATCCTGTTCTACGTGAAGGCCCACCGCGCACTGCCGGAGAATCCGGCGGTGGTGTTCTCGATGATGAACATCGGCGTGGTGCTGCTGGGCACGCTGGTGGGCGTGTCCGGTTTCGGCGAACGGCTGAGCCGCCTCAATCTGCTGGCCATCCCCATTGCGATTCTGGCGATCGGCTTGATTGCCGCGGGCATGCGCTGA
- a CDS encoding CsgG/HfaB family protein — protein sequence MLAIAATLPAFAQRQSAQDQRKQQMAEIPTCTKPLGAISVIEPEDGVNWWSGQQLPAPSKLIKVFVNKSRCFTLVDRGVGMGAAMAERDLAASGELRNRSNIGKGQIRAADYVLVPDLISQNSNAGGNAISGLLGGLVGGNLGRAVGGLDFKKKTADVVLTVTDVRSSEQVAMAEGSAKKTDIGWGAGGSLFTGSHWGGGGASGYANTEIGQVITLAYLQAYTNLVTELGGLSGNASASNAQQAVEMTKPGRLFANPKGTGKAVRDLDPGMLLYPTGNKDGMMWEVEDELGNKGWVSSSLVQLAR from the coding sequence ATGCTGGCGATCGCCGCCACGCTGCCTGCCTTCGCGCAGCGCCAGAGCGCGCAGGACCAGCGCAAGCAGCAGATGGCCGAGATCCCGACCTGCACCAAGCCGCTGGGCGCGATCTCGGTGATCGAGCCGGAGGACGGCGTGAACTGGTGGAGCGGCCAGCAGCTGCCGGCGCCATCGAAACTGATCAAGGTCTTCGTCAACAAGTCGCGTTGCTTCACCCTCGTTGATCGCGGCGTGGGCATGGGCGCGGCGATGGCCGAGCGCGACCTGGCCGCCAGCGGCGAGCTGCGCAACCGCTCCAACATCGGCAAGGGCCAGATCCGCGCCGCCGACTACGTGCTGGTGCCGGACCTGATCTCGCAGAACAGCAATGCCGGCGGCAATGCGATCAGTGGCCTGCTGGGGGGGCTGGTGGGTGGCAACCTCGGCCGCGCCGTGGGCGGCCTCGACTTCAAGAAGAAGACCGCCGACGTGGTGCTGACGGTCACCGACGTGCGTTCCTCCGAACAGGTCGCGATGGCCGAGGGCAGCGCGAAGAAGACCGACATCGGCTGGGGCGCGGGTGGCAGTCTGTTCACGGGCAGCCACTGGGGCGGCGGCGGCGCCAGCGGCTACGCCAACACCGAGATCGGCCAGGTCATCACGCTGGCCTACCTGCAGGCGTACACCAACCTGGTGACCGAGCTGGGCGGCCTGTCCGGCAACGCGTCCGCTTCCAACGCCCAGCAGGCAGTGGAAATGACCAAGCCGGGTCGCCTGTTCGCCAATCCCAAGGGCACCGGCAAGGCCGTGCGCGACCTCGACCCGGGCATGCTGCTGTACCCCACCGGCAACAAGGACGGAATGATGTGGGAAGTCGAGGATGAGTTGGGCAACAAGGGCTGGGTGTCGTCCAGCCTGGTGCAGCTGGCGCGCTGA
- a CDS encoding DUF493 family protein, whose amino-acid sequence MEIKSDNPEHGFQFPGTFELSAMGTAGTGLETELPRLLEASGVAVVHEDITWKHSANGKYVSVRIRFQANDRAQYDAAHVALRDHPEVKWTL is encoded by the coding sequence ATGGAAATCAAATCCGACAACCCCGAACACGGCTTCCAGTTTCCCGGCACCTTCGAGCTCAGTGCCATGGGCACGGCCGGCACCGGGCTGGAAACCGAACTTCCCCGCCTGCTGGAAGCCTCCGGCGTCGCGGTGGTGCATGAAGACATCACGTGGAAGCACTCAGCCAACGGCAAGTACGTGTCCGTCCGCATCCGCTTCCAGGCCAACGACCGCGCCCAGTACGACGCCGCCCACGTTGCGTTGCGCGACCATCCGGAAGTGAAGTGGACGCTGTGA
- the lipB gene encoding lipoyl(octanoyl) transferase LipB: MDAVTSPCIVRELGRQPYEPVWRAMQRFTDARTDTTGDELWVVEHDPVFTLGQAGKDEHVLAPGDIPVIHVDRGGQVTYHGPGQIVAYPLFDLKRLRVGVRDYVCKIEQAMIDTLEEWNIHAERKEGAPGVYVAGAKIGALGIRVRRGCTFHGLAFNIAMDLEPFHRINPCGYQGLQVVSLADLGGPSSMDQVKSVLLKHMADQFGLSLQHEAALPDLSQAA; this comes from the coding sequence GTGGACGCTGTGACGTCGCCCTGCATCGTCCGCGAACTGGGACGGCAACCGTATGAGCCGGTGTGGCGCGCCATGCAGCGCTTCACCGACGCGCGCACCGATACCACCGGCGATGAACTGTGGGTGGTCGAGCACGATCCGGTGTTCACCCTCGGCCAGGCCGGCAAGGACGAACACGTGCTGGCGCCGGGCGACATCCCGGTCATCCACGTCGACCGCGGCGGGCAGGTGACCTATCACGGCCCCGGTCAGATCGTCGCGTATCCGCTGTTCGACCTGAAGCGCCTGAGAGTCGGCGTGCGGGACTACGTCTGCAAGATCGAGCAGGCGATGATCGACACGCTTGAGGAATGGAACATCCATGCCGAACGCAAGGAGGGCGCCCCCGGCGTGTACGTGGCCGGCGCCAAGATCGGGGCGCTCGGCATCCGCGTGCGGCGCGGCTGCACGTTCCATGGCCTGGCGTTCAACATCGCGATGGACCTGGAACCGTTCCACCGCATCAACCCCTGCGGCTACCAGGGCCTGCAGGTGGTTTCGCTGGCCGACCTCGGCGGTCCGAGCAGCATGGACCAGGTGAAGTCGGTATTGCTGAAGCACATGGCGGACCAGTTCGGCCTGTCGCTGCAGCACGAAGCGGCGTTGCCGGATCTGTCGCAGGCGGCGTAA